Genomic DNA from Caldicellulosiruptor hydrothermalis 108:
AATGGATAGCTGTTTAGGCTCTGGAATGACAACTTTTATTATATCTCCACTTTTGACTTTATATGCAGGTTTTAAAACCTGTGTTTGATTTACCAATACATTTCCTTCTTCTATTATCTTTTGAACAAAACTGCGGGTTTTAGAAAGAGCCTCAGAAAGATACCTATCCAGTCGGCCTTCAAAACCTTCTACTGTCAAGGTTTTTTCTTCAGAAATAACTCTTCGCCTCCTTCTTTTAGTATCAAAAATTAGCCTTTTGCAAAAACGCTCAAGATGAGCGTTATCAAGCTTTACATAGAATCAAAAAAGACTGGTCACCCTCCTCATAATTGTAGTAAAATATGATTATATAAAACAAATTTTCTACTATGAGGAGGGTTCCAAAATGTTCAACACCAAACCTAAACAACTTTCTTTCATAGACCTATTCTCCCACCTAAAGGCTTCGGCTCTCTACAAGCCTGAAAGCCTCTTGGGCTTGTTCAATAAATTCATTGACTTGTCACATTATATACCTTCTTCTTTCTACAATGCCTACTACAAATATTTCGGTAAGCATAGATACTTCTCTTTAGAATCTATGCTTTGTTGCTTCCTCGTCCAAAAATTGCTCAAACTCAATACTTTAACTCAGCTTCGTGCTGTCTTACTCAACTCATTCGAACTTCGCTCATTTTGTAATCTTCATGGCAATGTCCCTTCTATCTCTACTCTCTCTCGCTTTAGAAAAATATTTGCAAGTGAAATCCATAAACTTTTTCAAAATATCTCTATCCATGCACATAATATTTCCATCCAACAATGCCCTCAAGATTCTTCAATCTTAATCTTCGACACAACAGGTATTGTCCCAAAGGTTCGTGAAAACAATCCTAAATTCATTCATCTACTGCTGAAAAATACCTCAAAAGCTAACCCTGAACTTCCCTCTGAAAAAGTCTACTCTCTCGTTTATTCTTCTTTGCCTAAAACTGCTAACGCTAATTCTAACATCCGTCTTATGTTTGTAAATGGCCATTTCTGCTGGGCTTTAAAATTTGCAGTCATTACCAACGCTCTCGGTATCCCTTTAGCTTTAGTACCTCTGTTTAACTATGATTCCCCTTCCTCTGACCCACAAGAAGCAAAAGCTATCTCCGACTCTAAAGGTTTAATTCCTTCGCTCGAAACTTTATTCTCTTATATCCCCAAAAATTTCTCCACTTTCATCGCCGACAGTGCTTTGGATTCCCACAACATATACTCCACTTTAAAAAATACCTTTAACTTCTCCAAAATCGTTATTCCACTAAATACAAGAGCTTCTAAAAATACTACACCTACATCAGACCCCAATATCGTTATTTCTGAAGATGGTATCCCTATCTGCAAAAAGTTCAACAAACCTTTTAAACCCGAAGGCAAATGTCAGGGTAAAAATCGCTCTTTGCGCCTTAAATGGACTTGCCCTATGTCACAATACAAAGATGGCAAACGCATCTGCTCTTGCCCTCAGCCTTGTACTACCTCTAAATCGGGTAGAATGTTCTATACATACCCAGATAACTTTCGCTCTTTCCCAGGTATCAACAGAAATTCACAAGAGTTTTTTGACCTCTACAAAAAACGTGTCGCTGTAGAGCAGACTATTTACCACCTGAAATCCTACATGGGCTCTGATACTATCTCTACTTATGACCATATTTCTATTTTCTCTGATTTCTTGCTATCTGCCATTACTTTCTCGCTCTTGTTTATTCTCGCTCACAATATCAAACTCTATTGCTCTAAATTGACTATCAAAAAACTTAACAAGCTCAAAAAACTTATCGCTTAATACTACTATTTTTTAAATCTATTTCTTACAAAAAATTTCTGGTTTTGTTTTTACTTAACCTTCTAAAACAAGGAGTTAAGAAGGCTTAGGATATTATTGTCTTTTTTGAAGTTGTTAATTTTTGTCATATGTTTGTTGCTGATTATTTTTGTTGGTATTGATAATATTTGGTTTTCACTTCTCTTTTCTTTTTGTATCTTGATTGTATTTCATGTTAGTATTGGTGCCTTTTACCTTCAATCACCACCTATTTTGCAAACGCCTATTAGTATCAAAAATATCAAAAGAAGCACGCCACAGGTTATAAAGAAATCAGCAAGATTAAAAACAGGTATGACTTTTATGTCTATAAAATCTACCACATAACCTTTATCAATCCTATCAAAAAGATTTCCTATTGCTCCTCCCACTATCAGCGAAAAAGAAAGCCTGTAAAGGTTGTTTGTGGATTTGAAAATCATATAACATAAAAACAAAATGAGGATGATTGAAACCGTTATAAAAAATCTTCTTTTCCCCTCTAAGATGGAAAAAGCCCCACCTCTGTTTTGCACATAGGTGAGCGACAAAATTCCACCCAGTAAATTGACAGGACTATCTACAAAAACATTTTCAGCTCTTGCCTTTGTTATCTGGTCTAACACAAAAGTTGACATAATTATAATCCAGTAAACCAAATTCTTTCTCACCTTTTTAATTATCAATTCGTATCTGCAAGTATTCTTTTTTTATTATAATATATCAACCAATTAAAAGCAAAAAACAAGAAGCTTTATAGCCATTTTTTGGCATCGTCAGTTGAGATTTTATCCACCTCTTCAACTGTATCTTCAACATCATTTATTTTTTTATAAAACTTCCTTCCGTCAGATACCATTTCATCCTGTGGACCGTTGCTTGTTGAATGCATCTCAAGTATGCTCCACATATCTGTACCATCATGCTCTTCTTCACCTTGACTTGGAAACTTGTCATTGAAAGGTTTGCCCAGCACCTTTTCTTCGATTGGTTTTTGGTCTGTTTGATAATTTTCTTGATTTTCCATATCTTTCTGGCACTCTATACAAAATTCTGTATAAGGGATTGCCAAAAGCCTTTCTATAGGAATCTCTTTTTTGCAGGACATACAGTAGCCAAAGTTTCCCTTTTCAATTTTGGAGAGTGCTTTTTCAATCAGCTTAAGTTTCCTTTTCATGTCAGCTTTCAAGCTCATGTTCTTTTCCGCTTCAAATAGGTCTGATGCAATGTCAGCTGGATGATTGTCATAGTTTGACACCTCATTTGAATAGAGTGAGCTAAAGTTTGCAACCTGATTTTCTTTAGTATTTTTTAAATACTCTTCTACTTCAGATTTTTTCTCTAAAAGCAATTTTTTCAGCATTTCAATTTCAGCTGGCTGCAATATTAATCTCTCCTTTTACTGAAGTTTTTTAATGCATATAAAACTTTACAAATTTCAATATTTCAGCAATATATCGGCCAATTACAGGAAGGTTATACTTTACGATAGCGTTAAGTATATATAAAAGAAGAGCACCCAAAATAGAAAAGCCAAAAGCTGTTCCAAATCCCCGTGCAGCACCCGATAAGAAATTTGAAAAAATTATCTTTTTGGGGTTTTTCAAATATTCTACATAGTAGCTAAAATTCATCCTTTCAAGTTTTAAAATAAAATCATTTAACTTTTCTTCAAATTCGTCTCTTGACATTGTCTCACCTTCTCAATAAATTATTTTGTTGATTTTTGCACATTTTATTTATATAATTTTTTTGAAATGCAAAAGTTTTTATTGTTGGAGGTAAGAAAAGATGGAATACAGAGCTGATATAGGGGTCTTTGGCGGATCTGGTTTTTATTCTTTAGAAGACAATGTTGAAGAGATAGAACTTGAAACACCATACGGAAAACCAAGCGACAAAATCTCTTTGGTTGAGATTGCAGGCAAAAAAGTAGCTTTCTTGCCAAGACACGGGAAAAATCATCAATATCCACCTCATTTAATTCCATACAGAGCAAACATTTGGGCAATGAAGATGCTTGGAGTCAAAAAGATAATTGGACCAACAGCGTCAGGAAGCTTAAAGCCTGAGATAAAACCTGGTGACTTTGTTGTGTGTGACCAGTTTGTTGACAGGACATGGGGAAGAAAAGACACATTCTTTGAAGGACCTGAAGTAAGGCACATATCTGCTGCAAAGCCGTACTGTGAATATTTGAGAAAAATTGCAATTGAGGCTGCAAAAGAGCTTGGAATTACTGTGCATGAAAAGGGGACAGTTGTTGTAATACAAGGTCCGAGATTTTCCACAACTGCTGAGAGCAGATGGTTTTCTTCTATGGGCTGGGATGTTATCAACATGACACAGTATCCAGAAGTAGTACTTGCAAAAGAGCTTGGTATCTGCTATGTGAATATATCCCTTATTACAGACTATGATGCTGGGCTTGAGGGAAGAGATGATATAAAGCCTGTGACAGAAGAAGAAGTTTATAGAGTCTTTAGAGAAAATAATGACAAAGTAAAAAAGCTTATATACAGAATGATTGAAAAGATTGATGTAGATTATGTCTGTAAGGAGTAAGAAGAAAGATGAAACACTTTGAGTTTGAAAATGATAAGCTCATTGTGCTTGACCAGAGAAAGCTGCCATTTGAAAAAGAGTATTTTGTTTGTAGCACATATCAGGATGTATATGTAGCAATAAAGGATATGATTATAAGAGGAGCACCGCTTATTGGAATTGTTGCTGCATATGGAGTTGTATTGGGCTTTAAGGAGATAATTGAAAAGAACATGGAGCCCACTAAAATTTATGAGATTATAAACTATCTTGCGAGCTCAAGACCAACAGCTGTAAATCTTTTCTGGGTACTTGAGAGGATGAAAAAGATTTTTGAAGAGGCAAGAAATCTTTCCCAAAGCCAAATTTATAGTTTGCTGCTACAAGAGGCAAGGAAAATAGAAGATGAAGACAAAAATATCAATAAAAAGATTGGTGAGAATGGAAATACACTTATAAAAGAAGGTGCAAATATTCTTACTCACTGTAATGCAGGAGCTTTAGCAACAGGTGGGTATGGAACTGCACTTGGTGTTATACGCGAGGCTCAATTTACCGGTAAAAATATTCATGTTTATGTAGATGAGACACGGCCGTATCTTCAGGGTGCAAGGCTCACAGCATTTGAACTTTCAGAAGACGGTATTCCTAACACAGTTATTTGTGACAACATGGCAGGTTACCTTATGAAACTTGGAAAAATTGATTGTGTTATAGTAGGGGCTGACAGAATCGCTTTAAACGGAGATACAGCAAA
This window encodes:
- a CDS encoding S-methyl-5'-thioadenosine phosphorylase — translated: MEYRADIGVFGGSGFYSLEDNVEEIELETPYGKPSDKISLVEIAGKKVAFLPRHGKNHQYPPHLIPYRANIWAMKMLGVKKIIGPTASGSLKPEIKPGDFVVCDQFVDRTWGRKDTFFEGPEVRHISAAKPYCEYLRKIAIEAAKELGITVHEKGTVVVIQGPRFSTTAESRWFSSMGWDVINMTQYPEVVLAKELGICYVNISLITDYDAGLEGRDDIKPVTEEEVYRVFRENNDKVKKLIYRMIEKIDVDYVCKE
- the mtnA gene encoding S-methyl-5-thioribose-1-phosphate isomerase produces the protein MKHFEFENDKLIVLDQRKLPFEKEYFVCSTYQDVYVAIKDMIIRGAPLIGIVAAYGVVLGFKEIIEKNMEPTKIYEIINYLASSRPTAVNLFWVLERMKKIFEEARNLSQSQIYSLLLQEARKIEDEDKNINKKIGENGNTLIKEGANILTHCNAGALATGGYGTALGVIREAQFTGKNIHVYVDETRPYLQGARLTAFELSEDGIPNTVICDNMAGYLMKLGKIDCVIVGADRIALNGDTANKIGTYSLSVLAKHHGIPFYIAAPVSTIDFNIKSGSEIPIEERSEDEIRFFNDKKIVPDGSKVFNPAFDVTPAENITAIITEKGVIFPPFEENISKLKEK
- a CDS encoding DUF5665 domain-containing protein; translated protein: MSRDEFEEKLNDFILKLERMNFSYYVEYLKNPKKIIFSNFLSGAARGFGTAFGFSILGALLLYILNAIVKYNLPVIGRYIAEILKFVKFYMH
- a CDS encoding TraR/DksA C4-type zinc finger protein; its protein translation is MQPAEIEMLKKLLLEKKSEVEEYLKNTKENQVANFSSLYSNEVSNYDNHPADIASDLFEAEKNMSLKADMKRKLKLIEKALSKIEKGNFGYCMSCKKEIPIERLLAIPYTEFCIECQKDMENQENYQTDQKPIEEKVLGKPFNDKFPSQGEEEHDGTDMWSILEMHSTSNGPQDEMVSDGRKFYKKINDVEDTVEEVDKISTDDAKKWL
- a CDS encoding ISNCY-like element ISCahy1 family transposase, yielding MFNTKPKQLSFIDLFSHLKASALYKPESLLGLFNKFIDLSHYIPSSFYNAYYKYFGKHRYFSLESMLCCFLVQKLLKLNTLTQLRAVLLNSFELRSFCNLHGNVPSISTLSRFRKIFASEIHKLFQNISIHAHNISIQQCPQDSSILIFDTTGIVPKVRENNPKFIHLLLKNTSKANPELPSEKVYSLVYSSLPKTANANSNIRLMFVNGHFCWALKFAVITNALGIPLALVPLFNYDSPSSDPQEAKAISDSKGLIPSLETLFSYIPKNFSTFIADSALDSHNIYSTLKNTFNFSKIVIPLNTRASKNTTPTSDPNIVISEDGIPICKKFNKPFKPEGKCQGKNRSLRLKWTCPMSQYKDGKRICSCPQPCTTSKSGRMFYTYPDNFRSFPGINRNSQEFFDLYKKRVAVEQTIYHLKSYMGSDTISTYDHISIFSDFLLSAITFSLLFILAHNIKLYCSKLTIKKLNKLKKLIA
- the lspA gene encoding signal peptidase II is translated as MVYWIIIMSTFVLDQITKARAENVFVDSPVNLLGGILSLTYVQNRGGAFSILEGKRRFFITVSIILILFLCYMIFKSTNNLYRLSFSLIVGGAIGNLFDRIDKGYVVDFIDIKVIPVFNLADFFITCGVLLLIFLILIGVCKIGGD